In Methanococcoides sp. LMO-2, a single window of DNA contains:
- a CDS encoding flavodoxin family protein, whose product MSGNSIKLLGISGSPRKKGTDHMVREALKFAEEKFDVETDYFSAKGKDLKFCIHCDHCVRTKQGCIHKDDMLELYEKMQWADAWIIGTPVYQGTISGQTKVMMDRCRAVVARDPKVFLNKVGAGMADGGDRVGGQEPALQTIHNFYIISEMLPVSGGSFGSNLGGTFWSQDKGAEGIEEDEEGLRSMRKTVRKLIRTAQMVKKASVEDE is encoded by the coding sequence ATATCTGGTAATTCAATTAAACTTCTTGGAATATCCGGAAGTCCCCGAAAGAAGGGGACTGATCATATGGTCAGGGAAGCCCTGAAGTTCGCAGAGGAGAAATTTGATGTGGAAACTGATTATTTCTCTGCAAAAGGAAAGGACCTGAAGTTCTGTATCCATTGTGACCATTGCGTCCGGACCAAACAGGGCTGCATTCATAAGGACGATATGCTGGAACTCTATGAAAAGATGCAATGGGCAGATGCCTGGATCATCGGTACTCCTGTTTACCAGGGAACAATCAGTGGTCAGACAAAGGTCATGATGGACAGGTGCCGTGCTGTGGTTGCCCGTGATCCAAAGGTCTTCCTTAACAAGGTAGGTGCAGGAATGGCCGACGGTGGAGATCGCGTTGGCGGTCAGGAGCCTGCATTGCAGACGATCCACAACTTTTACATCATCAGTGAGATGCTTCCGGTCTCAGGCGGTTCCTTTGGTTCCAATCTTGGAGGCACTTTCTGGTCACAGGATAAGGGTGCTGAGGGCATAGAAGAGGACGAGGAAGGTCTGAGAAGCATGCGAAAGACCGTTCGTAAGCTGATCCGGACCGCTCAAATGGTGAAGAAAGCATCTGTGGAGGATGAATAA
- the afpA gene encoding archaeoflavoprotein AfpA — translation MKRIAWGITGSGDQIKETYDVMHDIKERTDIEFMVFLSKEGETVMKWYRMWDDIQRDFPNFKTDAGPNSPFIAGPLQVGHYDALIIAPATANSVAKMVYGIADTLVTNVVAQTAKGDTPIYILAVDQKRGTVDTFAPNGKKMTLKMREVDVSNSEKLAQMENITLLEKPEDLYALVGLEKPD, via the coding sequence ATGAAACGTATAGCATGGGGTATTACCGGCTCCGGGGATCAGATCAAAGAGACCTATGATGTAATGCATGATATCAAGGAACGGACTGACATTGAGTTCATGGTATTCCTTTCAAAGGAAGGGGAAACCGTGATGAAATGGTATCGTATGTGGGATGATATCCAGAGGGATTTCCCTAACTTCAAGACCGATGCAGGCCCGAACTCTCCCTTCATTGCCGGACCTCTTCAGGTCGGCCATTATGATGCCCTTATCATCGCACCGGCTACTGCCAACAGTGTTGCCAAGATGGTCTATGGTATTGCAGATACCCTGGTAACGAATGTGGTTGCACAGACTGCCAAGGGCGACACTCCAATTTATATTCTGGCAGTTGACCAGAAAAGAGGAACTGTGGATACGTTTGCACCAAATGGAAAGAAGATGACCCTTAAGATGCGTGAGGTTGATGTTTCCAATTCGGAAAAACTCGCACAGATGGAGAACATCACATTGCTTGAGAAGCCTGAAGACCTCTATGCTCTTGTAGGCCTGGAAAAGCCCGACTGA
- a CDS encoding adenylate kinase family protein → MIIGLTGTPGTGKTSVCRILEAHGYRVIHMNELIKSEHLYSEVDEERDTVVADMDRVFSRVCELVGDDSDVTILDSHMAHHIADTVIVLRTAPSELTQRLKARSYSKSKVQENVEAECLDVVLVESVEWCQKVYEVDTTGRNAEDVVEDVEKIISGVLSGDDTLVYEQYKPGSFDWSEEIF, encoded by the coding sequence ATGATCATCGGACTTACCGGAACTCCCGGCACAGGAAAGACCTCTGTTTGCAGGATCCTTGAGGCTCATGGGTATCGTGTAATACACATGAACGAACTCATCAAGAGTGAACATCTCTATTCTGAGGTTGACGAGGAAAGGGATACCGTTGTAGCTGATATGGACCGGGTATTTTCCAGGGTATGTGAGCTTGTGGGCGATGATTCCGATGTGACCATACTTGACAGTCATATGGCTCACCATATTGCTGATACGGTAATTGTTCTGCGTACTGCTCCTTCAGAACTTACTCAACGTCTGAAGGCGCGCAGTTATTCCAAGTCTAAAGTGCAGGAGAATGTTGAAGCAGAATGCCTTGATGTGGTTCTCGTGGAGTCAGTGGAGTGGTGCCAGAAAGTCTATGAGGTGGACACCACAGGAAGGAATGCTGAGGACGTTGTAGAAGATGTTGAGAAAATCATCTCCGGGGTTCTTTCAGGCGATGACACTCTTGTCTACGAGCAGTATAAGCCAGGTTCGTTCGACTGGAGTGAAGAGATATTCTAA
- a CDS encoding nicotinamide-nucleotide adenylyltransferase, producing the protein MNMKRAFYIGRFQPFHLGHYSVITSIAEEVDELIIGIGSAQRTHEANNPFTAGERVMMIRHALEDIDIHFYALPIDDIQQNPIWVSYVTSRTPPFDTAYTNNPLVIELFEEAGIAVKQPPMYRREQYSGTEIRRRMLADEDWKHLVPDAVADVIDEIDGVRRLKRVSGTDGFDY; encoded by the coding sequence ATGAACATGAAAAGGGCATTTTATATCGGGCGCTTCCAACCATTTCATCTTGGCCATTACTCTGTGATAACAAGCATCGCAGAAGAGGTAGATGAACTGATCATAGGGATAGGAAGTGCCCAAAGAACCCACGAGGCAAACAATCCATTTACCGCCGGTGAGCGGGTAATGATGATAAGACATGCCCTTGAAGACATTGATATTCACTTCTATGCATTACCCATTGACGACATACAGCAAAATCCGATCTGGGTATCATACGTGACATCAAGAACCCCTCCTTTTGACACAGCCTATACCAACAATCCTCTTGTCATCGAACTTTTTGAAGAGGCAGGAATAGCTGTGAAGCAACCACCGATGTACCGCAGGGAACAATATTCCGGTACAGAGATAAGAAGACGTATGCTTGCAGACGAGGACTGGAAACATCTTGTCCCGGATGCTGTTGCAGATGTCATTGATGAGATCGATGGTGTACGCCGTTTAAAACGTGTATCCGGAACCGATGGTTTCGATTACTGA
- the trpE gene encoding anthranilate synthase component I, with translation MISFDLTKDEFTELVNNSRGPSLVQLMAKVRSDCSPLQLYTTFQNEDYSYMLESVEKEKRHARFSFVGAYPDVVAKISGRKLSLEYGVDSVLIDTIRSKLDVECENIMDDGSVLRADIKAGSDVVDALRAVFPTADGTVLLNGNRFDRQTFLGGAIGYNGYDMIYDCWLDIQRRHQPDVPDMQFILTTSTFVFDHLTDETYMVLTPFAGEGCDPGKLYDDALEEAEEMCQCLRDAAYVKLGELPELSGSSEAVCNMDQDAFEKAVVAAKEHILDGDIFQVVLSRRYSMEIEQTPLELYRTLRGINPSPYMYLFSFRDLSIVGASPETLMTVHERKVITNPIAGTCPRGKDEDEDDEYAAKMMSDKKERAEHVMLVDLGRNDVRMVSKSGSVKVSDFMSVVKYSHVQHIESTVCGELRPECDQFDATRAIFPAGTLSGAPKIRAMEIIDEFEPSARGVYGGGVGYYSWNGDVDTAIVIRTVIIKDGIANVQAGAGIVADSDPTYEYEETERKMAAMIAAMGGKR, from the coding sequence ATGATATCGTTCGATCTTACAAAGGATGAGTTCACAGAACTTGTGAACAACTCAAGAGGTCCTTCACTTGTACAGCTTATGGCCAAAGTGAGGTCGGATTGCTCTCCTTTGCAGCTATATACTACATTCCAGAATGAAGATTACTCTTATATGCTTGAATCAGTGGAGAAGGAAAAAAGGCATGCACGTTTCTCTTTTGTTGGTGCCTATCCTGATGTTGTGGCTAAAATAAGCGGACGCAAACTTAGTCTTGAATACGGGGTAGATTCTGTACTTATTGATACTATCCGTTCAAAACTGGATGTTGAATGTGAGAACATAATGGACGATGGTTCTGTCCTGAGGGCTGACATAAAGGCCGGTTCTGATGTAGTGGATGCACTACGTGCAGTGTTCCCCACTGCAGATGGTACTGTTCTCCTGAACGGGAATAGATTTGACAGGCAGACCTTCCTTGGAGGTGCCATTGGTTACAATGGTTATGATATGATCTATGACTGCTGGTTAGATATCCAGAGGCGCCACCAGCCTGATGTGCCTGATATGCAGTTCATCCTTACCACAAGTACGTTTGTCTTTGATCACCTGACCGACGAGACCTATATGGTGCTGACCCCTTTCGCAGGTGAGGGTTGTGATCCTGGTAAATTATACGATGATGCATTGGAGGAAGCAGAGGAAATGTGCCAGTGCCTCCGTGATGCTGCGTATGTGAAACTTGGTGAGCTCCCAGAGCTTTCAGGTTCCTCTGAAGCTGTCTGTAACATGGATCAGGATGCATTTGAAAAGGCTGTAGTTGCAGCCAAGGAGCATATTCTGGACGGTGATATTTTCCAGGTGGTGCTTTCCAGGCGCTATTCAATGGAAATAGAACAAACTCCTCTGGAGTTATATCGTACTCTCAGGGGTATCAACCCCAGCCCTTATATGTATCTCTTCAGCTTCCGCGACCTGAGCATCGTGGGTGCAAGTCCCGAGACACTCATGACAGTACATGAGCGCAAGGTCATAACGAATCCTATAGCAGGAACATGTCCTCGTGGAAAGGATGAAGACGAGGACGATGAATATGCTGCTAAAATGATGTCCGACAAGAAAGAGCGTGCAGAACATGTTATGCTCGTGGATCTGGGAAGGAATGATGTACGCATGGTCTCTAAGTCCGGTTCAGTGAAGGTGAGTGATTTCATGAGCGTTGTAAAATACTCTCATGTCCAGCACATCGAGAGCACAGTTTGCGGAGAACTTCGGCCTGAATGTGACCAGTTCGATGCCACACGTGCCATCTTCCCGGCGGGAACACTCTCCGGTGCACCGAAGATAAGGGCCATGGAGATCATTGATGAGTTTGAACCATCAGCACGTGGAGTATACGGCGGTGGTGTCGGATATTACTCATGGAACGGCGATGTGGACACTGCCATTGTCATAAGGACAGTTATAATAAAGGACGGGATTGCCAATGTGCAGGCAGGTGCCGGTATAGTTGCAGATTCCGATCCAACGTATGAGTATGAGGAAACGGAGCGTAAAATGGCTGCAATGATAGCTGCTATGGGAGGTAAAAGATGA
- a CDS encoding ferredoxin--NADP reductase: MEFEAPITEIIQQTYDVKSFRFERPEDFEYKAGQYFFVSIPVDGEIQRKPFTISSSPTEKGFLEFTKKLTGHEFSDALDAMEVGDVLAVNGPYGRFTFEGEFDKIALISGGIGITPMISICRYCSDKKTGTDLIILSSNKTAEDIAFREELDEMDNEHSNLKVVHTLTRAEDDWPGCKGRICDTIIMDYIPDFMDRVIYVCGPPAMMKATEELLLNMGVPKGQIKKEALVGF; encoded by the coding sequence ATGGAATTTGAAGCACCTATTACTGAAATTATACAGCAGACCTATGACGTTAAGAGCTTCAGGTTCGAAAGGCCTGAAGATTTTGAGTATAAGGCCGGACAGTATTTTTTTGTAAGCATTCCTGTGGATGGGGAAATTCAGCGTAAGCCTTTCACGATCTCAAGCAGTCCTACTGAAAAGGGATTTCTGGAATTTACCAAGAAGCTCACCGGACATGAGTTCTCTGATGCTCTTGATGCCATGGAAGTTGGTGATGTCCTGGCCGTAAATGGTCCGTATGGAAGGTTCACTTTCGAGGGTGAGTTCGATAAGATCGCCCTGATCAGTGGTGGTATAGGTATAACTCCTATGATCAGTATCTGCAGATATTGCAGTGACAAGAAGACCGGCACGGATCTCATTATCCTGAGCAGCAATAAGACTGCTGAAGACATTGCTTTCAGGGAAGAACTTGATGAAATGGATAATGAACATTCCAACCTTAAGGTCGTTCATACTCTTACCAGGGCGGAAGATGACTGGCCTGGCTGTAAAGGACGCATATGTGATACTATTATCATGGACTACATCCCTGATTTCATGGATCGTGTGATCTATGTATGTGGTCCTCCGGCAATGATGAAAGCAACAGAGGAATTGTTGCTTAACATGGGTGTACCTAAGGGCCAGATAAAGAAGGAAGCACTTGTTGGCTTCTAA
- a CDS encoding multiheme c-type cytochrome, with the protein MVAGSAVAVEPTGFGEVDSEDFDGHSKCANCHAIIRSQWEGSMHAYAYTDPLYQAELVMASEDTGGQTDEFCVRCHSPIGVMGGEIPPIDNSMASDVALEGVQCDFCHTVPEGDVGNGAFVSTPGEVKWGPHDDAPSAAHESEFNEFYTEAEYCGMCHNVNSPFNGLPLDDTYTSWSESQYAEDEVTCQDCHMTPGITQFEANPGRAASGASKRDHISIHEIVGGNVFMLEELSDGMYGEKAVETLQKAATLDVSVPEEAVPGDEVTIDVSITNSGAGHKLPTGITEVRQMWLEVSVTDAEGKMLYSSGQFDSEGTIEDAVIYHTVLADADGEITDKLWEAESIISDNRILPKETEVESHSFVMPEDAADPILVEAKLLYRSASQDMVDELFGEGTYDVPVIDMAKDYGSINGEADVPSNGTPGFTGLLLVISLVAAIGILRAKE; encoded by the coding sequence TTGGTCGCAGGGTCTGCTGTTGCAGTAGAACCTACAGGGTTTGGTGAAGTTGATTCGGAAGACTTCGACGGTCATTCAAAGTGCGCTAACTGTCATGCCATAATACGCAGCCAGTGGGAGGGAAGCATGCATGCTTATGCTTATACTGATCCGCTCTATCAGGCTGAGTTGGTTATGGCCAGTGAAGACACCGGCGGACAGACCGATGAGTTCTGTGTGCGCTGCCATTCTCCAATAGGTGTTATGGGCGGCGAGATACCTCCTATCGATAATTCAATGGCGAGTGATGTGGCTCTTGAAGGTGTCCAGTGTGATTTCTGTCATACTGTTCCTGAAGGTGATGTTGGAAATGGTGCATTTGTTTCCACTCCCGGGGAGGTGAAGTGGGGACCACATGACGATGCGCCATCAGCTGCCCATGAATCCGAGTTCAATGAGTTTTATACTGAGGCTGAGTATTGTGGGATGTGTCATAATGTGAACAGCCCGTTCAATGGCTTGCCTCTTGATGATACATACACTTCCTGGTCTGAGAGCCAGTATGCTGAAGATGAGGTCACATGTCAGGACTGTCATATGACTCCGGGAATAACGCAATTCGAGGCAAACCCGGGCAGAGCCGCATCCGGTGCATCTAAGAGGGATCATATATCAATACATGAGATCGTCGGAGGAAATGTTTTCATGCTGGAAGAGCTCAGTGATGGTATGTACGGTGAAAAGGCCGTGGAGACGCTTCAGAAGGCTGCAACGCTCGATGTCTCCGTGCCAGAAGAAGCAGTCCCTGGTGACGAGGTTACTATTGACGTTTCGATTACTAATTCCGGTGCCGGTCATAAGCTTCCAACAGGAATTACCGAGGTAAGGCAGATGTGGCTTGAGGTGTCTGTTACCGATGCCGAAGGCAAGATGTTGTACAGTTCTGGCCAGTTTGACTCAGAAGGAACTATCGAAGATGCAGTCATCTATCATACAGTTCTTGCCGATGCTGACGGGGAAATAACTGACAAGCTCTGGGAGGCTGAATCCATTATTTCAGATAACAGGATCCTTCCTAAAGAAACAGAAGTTGAATCCCATTCCTTTGTAATGCCTGAGGATGCCGCAGACCCTATACTCGTTGAAGCAAAGTTATTATATCGTTCTGCATCTCAGGATATGGTAGATGAACTGTTTGGTGAAGGTACCTATGATGTTCCGGTGATCGATATGGCCAAAGACTATGGTTCCATCAATGGTGAAGCTGATGTCCCATCTAACGGAACACCAGGATTCACTGGTCTCCTGCTTGTAATATCCCTGGTCGCAGCAATTGGTATCTTAAGGGCCAAAGAATAA
- the rbr gene encoding rubrerythrin translates to MDLKGSETEKNLLKAFAGESQARNRYTYFASVARKAGYHQISAIFAETADNEKEHAKRLFKFLEGGEVEITASYPAGIIADTRANLEASADGENYEHTTMYPEFAEVAEKEGFPEIADVFRHIAIAEQGHEERYRKLADNMDHEMVFRKDGTVAWRCRNCGYIHEGPEPPEECPACAHPQGYFELKAENY, encoded by the coding sequence ATGGATCTAAAAGGAAGTGAAACTGAAAAGAACCTGCTGAAGGCCTTTGCAGGTGAATCGCAGGCAAGGAACAGGTATACCTACTTTGCATCAGTCGCAAGGAAGGCAGGATACCATCAGATATCTGCTATCTTTGCTGAAACCGCTGACAATGAGAAGGAACATGCAAAAAGACTCTTCAAGTTCCTTGAAGGCGGCGAGGTGGAGATAACGGCTTCCTATCCTGCAGGCATCATCGCTGACACAAGGGCCAACCTCGAAGCTTCTGCTGATGGTGAGAACTACGAGCATACTACAATGTATCCTGAGTTTGCAGAAGTGGCTGAGAAGGAAGGTTTCCCTGAGATCGCAGATGTGTTCAGGCACATAGCTATAGCAGAGCAAGGCCATGAAGAGCGCTACCGCAAACTTGCTGACAACATGGATCATGAGATGGTCTTCAGGAAGGACGGTACTGTTGCATGGAGATGCCGCAACTGCGGATACATCCACGAAGGTCCTGAACCTCCTGAGGAATGTCCTGCATGTGCACATCCACAGGGATATTTTGAGCTAAAGGCTGAAAACTATTGA
- the fpoF gene encoding F420H2 dehydrogenase subunit FpoF — translation MVHPKIMDVINFDVCTACGACVSACPAGAITMGKAAEIRDPDNLELYTQGAAPNVCEGCLTCSRICPVVDGYYEDEFANVRSFLAAKSNIAGQDGGVTSAIARSLLRQGEIDCVVGITMNEKWETELELFTNAEDVEKAKGTKYTYDSVLSALRDPFNEYEKIAVIGVPCQAHGARLISENVNDKIVLIIGLLCMESFYHDVMQEKIIPEIVGVNIADVKKMDFGKGKFWAYTKDGEEHSVKIAEVAPHARNPCHHCNDYTSVFADISVGSVGTPDGWNCVLLRTDAGEKYFKMVESELEFMEDPKPGMGLIEKLAKMKHDNNSEHYLEVCEKFSFDDGGFR, via the coding sequence ATGGTCCATCCAAAAATTATGGACGTCATCAATTTTGACGTCTGTACTGCTTGTGGGGCATGCGTATCAGCATGTCCTGCCGGTGCAATAACAATGGGCAAGGCTGCGGAGATCCGCGACCCTGACAACCTTGAGCTTTACACACAAGGTGCTGCTCCAAATGTATGTGAGGGATGTCTTACATGCAGCAGGATCTGTCCTGTAGTGGACGGTTACTACGAAGACGAGTTCGCAAATGTCAGAAGCTTCCTTGCTGCAAAGAGCAACATTGCCGGTCAGGACGGCGGTGTTACCTCAGCTATTGCACGGTCACTCCTAAGACAGGGTGAGATCGACTGTGTTGTCGGTATCACTATGAACGAAAAATGGGAAACCGAGCTTGAACTCTTCACAAATGCGGAAGATGTCGAGAAAGCCAAAGGTACAAAGTACACATATGATTCCGTTCTTTCAGCTCTGAGAGATCCATTCAACGAGTATGAAAAGATCGCTGTGATCGGTGTACCATGTCAGGCACACGGTGCAAGGCTTATTTCCGAGAACGTCAACGACAAGATCGTCCTCATCATAGGTCTGCTCTGTATGGAGAGTTTCTACCATGATGTTATGCAGGAAAAGATCATCCCTGAGATCGTGGGCGTCAACATCGCAGATGTTAAGAAGATGGACTTCGGCAAAGGTAAGTTCTGGGCATACACCAAAGATGGTGAAGAGCACAGCGTGAAAATTGCAGAGGTAGCACCTCACGCAAGGAACCCATGCCACCACTGCAATGACTATACATCAGTCTTTGCTGACATCTCAGTAGGTTCAGTAGGTACCCCTGATGGCTGGAACTGTGTACTGCTACGCACCGATGCCGGTGAGAAGTACTTCAAGATGGTCGAAAGTGAACTTGAGTTCATGGAAGATCCAAAGCCAGGAATGGGACTTATCGAAAAGCTTGCAAAGATGAAACACGACAATAACTCTGAACACTACCTCGAAGTATGTGAGAAATTCTCATTCGACGATGGTGGATTCCGCTAA
- a CDS encoding OB-fold protein: protein MKFITMGCIFLLMAVLVVSGCSAPDDGQKEVSELARDLGIDVVSTSFDDFGAIFCDPNSSSENISILVDEEYKGNFVQWTGTIYAITDNGRSYTVQVKHCPDSLTDAAVTFNINENEAVSKLIKGQEITYIGRVTRYQKGVGFWVEEAYLVPE from the coding sequence ATGAAATTTATAACGATGGGATGCATTTTTCTTTTAATGGCTGTGCTGGTGGTGTCTGGTTGCTCTGCTCCGGATGACGGTCAAAAAGAGGTTTCAGAACTTGCCCGGGATCTTGGGATTGATGTTGTAAGCACCTCTTTTGATGATTTTGGCGCAATTTTCTGTGATCCAAATTCTTCTTCTGAGAATATTTCAATTCTTGTTGATGAAGAGTACAAAGGTAACTTCGTCCAGTGGACAGGTACAATATATGCTATCACGGACAACGGAAGGTCATATACGGTACAGGTAAAGCACTGTCCGGATTCTCTTACTGATGCAGCTGTGACATTCAATATCAATGAGAACGAAGCTGTTTCTAAGCTTATAAAAGGGCAGGAGATCACATATATTGGCAGGGTCACCAGGTACCAGAAGGGTGTTGGTTTCTGGGTGGAAGAGGCATATCTTGTACCGGAGTGA
- a CDS encoding aminodeoxychorismate/anthranilate synthase component II, translating into MKVLFVNNRDSFVWNLVDYVSMFESDTLVVPNSISVDEVREISPDAIVISPGPGNPENGRDVGSCIDIIREFGSKVPILGVCFGHQAINTAFGGTIARSKGGPVHGKASVVIHDTSPLFNEIPTSFYAGRYHSLSVERIANDLEITAQDENGLIMGLRHREYPVYGVQFHPESVLTPEGMKLIENFLKVAGMETKD; encoded by the coding sequence ATGAAAGTATTATTTGTGAATAACCGTGATTCTTTCGTCTGGAATCTTGTGGATTATGTTTCCATGTTCGAATCTGATACTCTTGTCGTTCCGAACTCAATATCTGTAGATGAGGTCCGGGAAATATCTCCTGATGCAATTGTCATATCGCCTGGTCCGGGAAATCCTGAGAATGGCCGTGATGTCGGTAGCTGTATCGATATAATACGTGAATTTGGCAGTAAAGTTCCTATACTGGGTGTTTGTTTCGGACACCAGGCTATTAACACTGCATTCGGTGGAACGATCGCACGCTCGAAAGGAGGTCCTGTTCATGGTAAAGCCTCAGTCGTAATTCATGACACTTCACCATTGTTCAATGAGATCCCTACCTCATTCTATGCGGGCAGGTATCATTCCCTTTCAGTCGAGAGGATTGCTAATGATTTGGAAATAACTGCACAGGATGAGAATGGTCTTATTATGGGCCTCAGGCACAGGGAATATCCGGTATATGGGGTCCAGTTCCATCCGGAATCAGTTCTGACCCCTGAAGGGATGAAGCTCATTGAGAATTTCCTGAAGGTCGCAGGTATGGAAACGAAGGATTAA
- a CDS encoding DUF2180 family protein — MKCYECAKNGKDTDAVGICIVCGEGVCKDHLKREKIPLWDGEFDVKLRCMGESCKLKDVDPQLKILCTKCHYALVENN, encoded by the coding sequence ATGAAATGTTATGAATGTGCAAAGAACGGAAAAGACACAGATGCCGTAGGTATCTGTATCGTATGTGGTGAAGGAGTTTGTAAAGACCATCTTAAGCGTGAGAAAATACCTCTATGGGATGGTGAGTTTGATGTCAAGCTCAGGTGCATGGGCGAATCATGTAAACTAAAGGATGTGGATCCACAGCTTAAGATATTGTGCACGAAATGCCATTATGCTCTGGTGGAGAACAATTGA
- a CDS encoding DUF2180 family protein produces the protein MMTKCYDCMEEGKETEAVAVCIVCGKALCMDHSKELILPVSVGKPPHVKHLHNGLPRNMCNYCLGNVVDEGFCV, from the coding sequence ATGATGACAAAATGTTATGACTGTATGGAAGAAGGCAAAGAAACTGAAGCTGTAGCTGTTTGCATCGTATGTGGAAAAGCTCTTTGTATGGATCATTCAAAAGAACTGATTCTCCCTGTTTCTGTCGGGAAGCCGCCTCATGTCAAACACCTGCACAATGGACTTCCAAGGAACATGTGCAACTATTGCTTGGGCAATGTAGTAGATGAAGGATTCTGTGTGTGA
- the mer gene encoding 5,10-methylenetetrahydromethanopterin reductase has product MTFGIEFVPNDPVLKIAHYAKLAEQQGFDNVWITDHYNNRDVYSTLAVLAMNTNSIKLGTGVTNPYTRNAAITASSIGAINEISGGRAILGLGPGDKATFDAMGISWDKPLTTTKENISALRSFFAGEKVTMDGDMVQFGGAKMAFKTGDVPIYMGAQGPKMLELAGEVADGVLINASHPKDFEVAVKQITAGAQKAGRDPKDVDVAAYACFSIDKDAAKARSAAKIVVAFIVAGSPDMVLERHGIDVAAKADIGGAIAKGDFGALMGDMVTNDMMDAFSISGTPDDCKARINELLDIGVTQIVAGSPIGPNKEKAIKLIGKEIIGGN; this is encoded by the coding sequence ATGACATTCGGAATAGAATTCGTGCCAAATGATCCAGTGCTTAAGATCGCACACTACGCAAAGCTCGCAGAACAGCAGGGATTTGACAACGTGTGGATCACAGACCACTACAACAACCGTGACGTTTATTCAACACTGGCAGTTCTTGCCATGAACACAAACAGCATTAAGCTCGGTACCGGCGTTACAAACCCATACACCAGGAATGCAGCAATCACAGCTTCCAGTATCGGTGCTATTAACGAAATATCCGGCGGACGTGCAATCTTAGGTCTCGGCCCTGGTGACAAGGCAACCTTCGACGCAATGGGAATCTCCTGGGACAAGCCACTCACAACCACAAAGGAGAACATTTCCGCACTTCGTTCCTTCTTCGCAGGCGAAAAGGTCACAATGGACGGCGACATGGTCCAGTTCGGCGGCGCAAAGATGGCATTCAAGACCGGTGACGTACCTATCTACATGGGTGCACAGGGTCCAAAGATGCTCGAGCTCGCAGGAGAGGTCGCAGACGGTGTACTGATCAACGCATCACACCCAAAGGACTTTGAAGTAGCAGTCAAGCAGATCACCGCTGGTGCACAGAAAGCAGGCAGGGATCCAAAGGATGTAGACGTAGCAGCATACGCATGCTTCTCCATCGACAAGGACGCTGCAAAGGCAAGAAGCGCAGCAAAGATCGTTGTAGCTTTCATCGTTGCAGGTTCACCTGACATGGTCCTCGAGCGCCACGGCATTGATGTCGCTGCAAAGGCAGACATCGGCGGAGCAATCGCAAAGGGCGACTTCGGAGCACTCATGGGCGACATGGTCACAAACGACATGATGGATGCATTCTCCATTTCCGGTACACCAGACGACTGTAAGGCAAGGATCAACGAATTGCTTGACATCGGTGTAACCCAGATCGTTGCAGGTTCCCCAATCGGACCAAACAAAGAAAAAGCAATAAAACTCATCGGAAAGGAGATCATCGGAGGAAACTGA
- a CDS encoding carboxymuconolactone decarboxylase family protein: MSESREVIESIGEKMGFTPKVLETLESIDPQFVRKYTRCDHKILTDGALPAKTKILMALAVVASKQCESCTVAQMRSALKHGATKEEIMETMEVISITSGAPAVAACRDALKLLK; the protein is encoded by the coding sequence ATGAGTGAAAGCAGAGAAGTAATTGAAAGTATTGGGGAAAAGATGGGTTTTACTCCTAAAGTTCTTGAAACACTGGAGTCTATTGATCCTCAGTTTGTCAGGAAATATACCAGATGTGATCACAAGATACTGACCGACGGTGCTCTCCCGGCAAAGACAAAGATCCTGATGGCACTTGCTGTAGTAGCATCCAAGCAATGCGAATCATGTACTGTGGCTCAGATGAGAAGCGCATTAAAACATGGTGCTACAAAAGAAGAAATTATGGAAACAATGGAAGTTATTTCCATCACTTCAGGAGCACCTGCTGTTGCAGCATGCCGTGATGCGCTGAAATTGTTAAAATAA